From a single Lolium rigidum isolate FL_2022 chromosome 7, APGP_CSIRO_Lrig_0.1, whole genome shotgun sequence genomic region:
- the LOC124673806 gene encoding leucine-rich repeat receptor-like tyrosine-protein kinase PXC3 isoform X2, giving the protein MNRLSGPIPAALGGAVALKFLNLSNNALSGAIPDDLGSLKGLQELQISGNNLTGSIPSWLAGLPGLRVLSAYENKLSGPIPPGLGLSSKLQVLNLHSNALEGSIPSSLFDLGNLQVLILTVNRLNGTIPDTIGRCLGLSNVRIGNNRLAGAIPASIGDATSLTYFEADSNELSGGIPAQFARCANLTLLNLAYNRLAGEVPDMLGELRNLQELIISGNGLGGEFPRSILRCRNLSKLDLSYNSFRGGLPDTICNGSRLQFLVLDHNDFSGSIPHGIGGCSRLLELQLANNNLSGEIPAEMGKVKSLQIALNLSSNHLLGPLPHELGGLDKLVALDLSSNDISGEIPGDMRGMMSLILVNLSNNRLRGAIPAFGPFQKSSGSSFSGNAKLCGDPLNVDCGPIYGSNYASDHRKISYRVALLVVGSCVFIFSVVSMVVTLFMWRERQEKESDAKKAEAGEVVVEAPQVMASRVFIESLQQAIDFQSCVKATFKDANELRSGTFSTTYKAVMPSGMVVCVKKLKSVDRAVIHHQTKMIRELERLAHINHPNLVRPIGYVIYEDVALLLQYHMPNGTLLQLLHDANSCDGENHKPDWPKLLLIAINVAEGLAFLHQIATIHLDISSGNVFLDSHYNALLGEVEISKLLDPSKGTASISAVAGTFGYIPPGYRARQRIQLRGTAAGNPDLEDASR; this is encoded by the exons ATGAACAGGCTCTCCGGCCCCATCCCGGCAGCCCTCGGCGGCGCCGTCGCTCTCAAGTTCTTGAACCTCTCCAACAACGCGCTCTCCGGCGCCATCCCCGACGACCTCGGGAGCCTCAAGGGACTCCAGGAGCTGCAGATTTCCGGTAACAACCTCACTGGCTCCATCCCTTCCTGGCTCGCCGGGCTCCCCGGCCTCCGCGTGCTGTCCGCCTACGAGAACAAGCTCTCCGGACCGATCCCGCCAGGGCTCGGCCTCTCGTCCAAGCTCCAGGTGCTCAACCTCCACTCCAATGCCCTCGAGGGGAGCATACCCAGCAGCCTCTTCGATCTTGGCAATCTGCAGGTTCTGATCCTCACTGTCAATAGGCTCAACGGCACGATCCCGGACACAATCGGCAGGTGCCTCGGCCTTTCCAACGTCCGTATCGGCAACAATCGCCTCGCCGGCGCCATCCCGGCATCCATTGGCGACGCAACCAGCCTCACCTACTTTGAGGCCGACAGCAACGAGCTGTCCGGAGGCATCCCCGCTCAGTTTGCGCGCTGCGCTAACTTGACGCTGCTTAATTTGGCTTACAATCGCCtcgccggcgaggtgccggacatGCTAGGGGAGCTCAGAAACCTGCAAGAGCTCATCATCTCTGGCAACGGCCTCGGTGGTGAGTTCCCGAGGTCAATTCTGCGGTGCCGGAACTTGAGCAAGCTGGACTTGAGCTACAACTCTTTCCGTGGTGGCTTGCCGGATACCATCTGCAATGGATCAAGGTTGCAGTTTCTTGTGCTCGATCACAATGACTTCTCTGGTAGCATCCCGCACGGTATAGGTGGCTGTAGCAGGCTTCTTGAGCTGCAGCTGGCTAACAACAACCTGAGTGGTGAGATACCAGCTGAAATGGGTAAGGTCAAGAGCTTACAGATTGCGCTGAACCTTAGCTCCAATCACCTTTTAGGGCCGCTGCCCCATGAGCTTGGGGGGCTTGATAAGCTCGTCGCACTGGATTTGTCAAGCAATGACATATCTGGTGAGATCCCTGGTGATATGCGAGGGATGATGAGCTTGATACTTGTCAACTTGTCGAACAATCGGCTCCGTGGCGCCATACCGGCGTTTGGGCCATTTCAGAAGAGTTCAGGGTCCAGCTTCTCTGGCAATGCCAAGCTGTGCGGGGATCCGCTGAATGTGGACTGTGGACCAATTTATGGATCCAATTATGCATCGGACCACAGGAAGATATCTTACAGGGTGGCTTTGCTAGTTGTGGGTTCCTGTGTGTTCATCTTCTCAGTCGTATCAATGGTGGTAACGTTGTTCATGTGGCGTGAAAGGCAGGAGAAAGAGTCTGATGCAAAGAAGGCTGAGGCAGGGGAGGTGGTTGTGGAAGCACCTCAGGTCATGGCTTCAAGAGTGTTCATTGAGAGCTTGCAGCAGGCCATTGATTTCCAGAGTTGTGTGAAGGCGACATTCAAGGACGCCAATGAATTGAGGAGTGGCACGTTCAGCACAACCTACAAGGCTGTCATGCCATCAGGCATGGTGGTGTGTGTCAAGAAGCTAAAGTCGGTTGACCGGGCGGTCATCCACCACCAGACTAAGATGATCCGAGAGCTCGAGCGCCTTGCGCACATAAACCATCCCAACCTTGTGCGTCCCATTGGGTATGTCATCTATGAGGATGTTGCGCTGCTGCTGCAGTATCACATGCCGAACGGAACATTGCTTCAGCTGCTGCACGATGCAAACAGCTGCGACGGTGAAAACCACAAACCTGACTGGCCAAAGCTGTTGTTAATCGCCATCAATGTTGCCGAAGGGCTGGCGTTCCTCCACCAGATTGCCACCATCCACCTCGACATTTCTTCGGGCAATGTCTTCCTTGACTCGCACTACAATGCGCTTCTTGGTGAAGTTGAGATCTCcaagctactggatccttcaaagggcactgcaagcatcagtgcaGTTGCTGGCACATTTGGTTATATACCTCCAG GTTACCGTGCCAGGCAACGTATACAGCTTCGGGGTACTGCTGCTGGAAATCCTGACCTCGAAGATGCCAGTAGATGA
- the LOC124673806 gene encoding leucine-rich repeat receptor-like tyrosine-protein kinase PXC3 isoform X1 produces the protein MNRLSGPIPAALGGAVALKFLNLSNNALSGAIPDDLGSLKGLQELQISGNNLTGSIPSWLAGLPGLRVLSAYENKLSGPIPPGLGLSSKLQVLNLHSNALEGSIPSSLFDLGNLQVLILTVNRLNGTIPDTIGRCLGLSNVRIGNNRLAGAIPASIGDATSLTYFEADSNELSGGIPAQFARCANLTLLNLAYNRLAGEVPDMLGELRNLQELIISGNGLGGEFPRSILRCRNLSKLDLSYNSFRGGLPDTICNGSRLQFLVLDHNDFSGSIPHGIGGCSRLLELQLANNNLSGEIPAEMGKVKSLQIALNLSSNHLLGPLPHELGGLDKLVALDLSSNDISGEIPGDMRGMMSLILVNLSNNRLRGAIPAFGPFQKSSGSSFSGNAKLCGDPLNVDCGPIYGSNYASDHRKISYRVALLVVGSCVFIFSVVSMVVTLFMWRERQEKESDAKKAEAGEVVVEAPQVMASRVFIESLQQAIDFQSCVKATFKDANELRSGTFSTTYKAVMPSGMVVCVKKLKSVDRAVIHHQTKMIRELERLAHINHPNLVRPIGYVIYEDVALLLQYHMPNGTLLQLLHDANSCDGENHKPDWPKLLLIAINVAEGLAFLHQIATIHLDISSGNVFLDSHYNALLGEVEISKLLDPSKGTASISAVAGTFGYIPPEYAYSMQVTVPGNVYSFGVLLLEILTSKMPVDEDFGEGVDLVKWVHSAPERGETPEQIMDPRMSTVSFAWRRQMLAVLKVAMLCTERPPAKRPKMKKAVEMLKEAKNS, from the exons ATGAACAGGCTCTCCGGCCCCATCCCGGCAGCCCTCGGCGGCGCCGTCGCTCTCAAGTTCTTGAACCTCTCCAACAACGCGCTCTCCGGCGCCATCCCCGACGACCTCGGGAGCCTCAAGGGACTCCAGGAGCTGCAGATTTCCGGTAACAACCTCACTGGCTCCATCCCTTCCTGGCTCGCCGGGCTCCCCGGCCTCCGCGTGCTGTCCGCCTACGAGAACAAGCTCTCCGGACCGATCCCGCCAGGGCTCGGCCTCTCGTCCAAGCTCCAGGTGCTCAACCTCCACTCCAATGCCCTCGAGGGGAGCATACCCAGCAGCCTCTTCGATCTTGGCAATCTGCAGGTTCTGATCCTCACTGTCAATAGGCTCAACGGCACGATCCCGGACACAATCGGCAGGTGCCTCGGCCTTTCCAACGTCCGTATCGGCAACAATCGCCTCGCCGGCGCCATCCCGGCATCCATTGGCGACGCAACCAGCCTCACCTACTTTGAGGCCGACAGCAACGAGCTGTCCGGAGGCATCCCCGCTCAGTTTGCGCGCTGCGCTAACTTGACGCTGCTTAATTTGGCTTACAATCGCCtcgccggcgaggtgccggacatGCTAGGGGAGCTCAGAAACCTGCAAGAGCTCATCATCTCTGGCAACGGCCTCGGTGGTGAGTTCCCGAGGTCAATTCTGCGGTGCCGGAACTTGAGCAAGCTGGACTTGAGCTACAACTCTTTCCGTGGTGGCTTGCCGGATACCATCTGCAATGGATCAAGGTTGCAGTTTCTTGTGCTCGATCACAATGACTTCTCTGGTAGCATCCCGCACGGTATAGGTGGCTGTAGCAGGCTTCTTGAGCTGCAGCTGGCTAACAACAACCTGAGTGGTGAGATACCAGCTGAAATGGGTAAGGTCAAGAGCTTACAGATTGCGCTGAACCTTAGCTCCAATCACCTTTTAGGGCCGCTGCCCCATGAGCTTGGGGGGCTTGATAAGCTCGTCGCACTGGATTTGTCAAGCAATGACATATCTGGTGAGATCCCTGGTGATATGCGAGGGATGATGAGCTTGATACTTGTCAACTTGTCGAACAATCGGCTCCGTGGCGCCATACCGGCGTTTGGGCCATTTCAGAAGAGTTCAGGGTCCAGCTTCTCTGGCAATGCCAAGCTGTGCGGGGATCCGCTGAATGTGGACTGTGGACCAATTTATGGATCCAATTATGCATCGGACCACAGGAAGATATCTTACAGGGTGGCTTTGCTAGTTGTGGGTTCCTGTGTGTTCATCTTCTCAGTCGTATCAATGGTGGTAACGTTGTTCATGTGGCGTGAAAGGCAGGAGAAAGAGTCTGATGCAAAGAAGGCTGAGGCAGGGGAGGTGGTTGTGGAAGCACCTCAGGTCATGGCTTCAAGAGTGTTCATTGAGAGCTTGCAGCAGGCCATTGATTTCCAGAGTTGTGTGAAGGCGACATTCAAGGACGCCAATGAATTGAGGAGTGGCACGTTCAGCACAACCTACAAGGCTGTCATGCCATCAGGCATGGTGGTGTGTGTCAAGAAGCTAAAGTCGGTTGACCGGGCGGTCATCCACCACCAGACTAAGATGATCCGAGAGCTCGAGCGCCTTGCGCACATAAACCATCCCAACCTTGTGCGTCCCATTGGGTATGTCATCTATGAGGATGTTGCGCTGCTGCTGCAGTATCACATGCCGAACGGAACATTGCTTCAGCTGCTGCACGATGCAAACAGCTGCGACGGTGAAAACCACAAACCTGACTGGCCAAAGCTGTTGTTAATCGCCATCAATGTTGCCGAAGGGCTGGCGTTCCTCCACCAGATTGCCACCATCCACCTCGACATTTCTTCGGGCAATGTCTTCCTTGACTCGCACTACAATGCGCTTCTTGGTGAAGTTGAGATCTCcaagctactggatccttcaaagggcactgcaagcatcagtgcaGTTGCTGGCACATTTGGTTATATACCTCCAG AGTATGCCTACTCAATGCAGGTTACCGTGCCAGGCAACGTATACAGCTTCGGGGTACTGCTGCTGGAAATCCTGACCTCGAAGATGCCAGTAGATGAGGACTTCGGAGAGGGTGTAGACCTTGTCAAGTGGGTGCACTCTGCACCTGAGAGGGGAGAGACGCCGGAGCAGATCATGGACCCGAGGATGAGCACCGTGTCGTTTGCGTGGCGGAGGCAGATGCTGGCCGTGCTCAAGGTGGCGATGCTATGCACGGAGCGCCCCCCCGCAAAGCGACCTAAGATGAAGAAGGCGGTGGAGATGCTGAAGGAGGCCAAGAACAGCTGA